Below is a window of Corynebacterium kalinowskii DNA.
ACTTCACCGGCAACGCGCTGGCAAGGTAGTCAGCGCCGGTCAGCTCACCATTATTGAAGCTGAGCACCCAGACGGAACCCTTCTTGCACGGAATCTCATCCAACGGCAGGCGGCCGGCCGCGGACAGGCTTGCGATCATGTCTGGGATGATCGTGCCCTGAGCCACCACCACGGAGGTGCCGCCAGCGGCGATGATCTCCTCAAAGCGTCGCTGTGCATTCACCATCTCGCCGAGCCACGCATCGTCGCCGAACAGCGGATCAACGATGGTTTCCACGCCGAGCTCGTCGGCGATCGGCGCGGCGGTTGCCTGGCAGCGGTCGGGCAGCGCCGAGTAGACGGCGGTGGGGTGGAACGGCAGCAGCATCGGGACCAGCATCTCTGCTTGTCGACGCCCCTTCTTATCCAGCGGCCGAAGATTGTCATCTCCGGCCCAGGCCCGCCGGTCATGAGCCTTGGCATGGCGAACATAGAGGATGCGGGTGGTCGCTGGCAGGCGGAAGCGCTTTTCTGCCTTGGCCAGGACGTTGCGGTCGACTTCGTAAGACAGCAATTCCATCGCTTCGGAGATCGAGACCCAACGGATCTCGTCCACCTCATTGTTGGGGGTGAACTCGCCGCCGAGGACTTCGCCGGTCCAGTAGTAGACCACCTTGGTGCGGTCGAGGACCGGGTAGGTGACCTTGCCGAGGAGTTTGCCGAGGCGCACGTCGTAGCCAGTTTCCTCGAAGATTTCTCGATGAGCGGTAACTGGGAGGGATTCGCCTGGGTCAACTTTGCCCTTGGCCAGGGACCAGTCGTCGTAGAACGGGCGGTGGATGACTGCGATTTCGATGGAGTCAAGGGAAGACACATCACCACGCCAAAGGACGGCGCCGGCGGCCAGGGTGGAGCGCTTGAATTCCTTAGCTGGTTCCGCGATGATCTGCTGGAAACGCCCGGTCACCGCGAGATCATTGTCCACATCCTTGTCGTTTTCGTGACGATGCTTCGCAACATTCTTCGACATGGGCTCAATCCTTCGCTGACTTAACTAAGCTGACCCCTAAGATAAGGGTCAGTATTTGTCACTATCTTTGTCGACTCTTCGGCAAAGTGCACGTTCGGCGCGCCGAGTGTGCTGAATAACAACAGGAAGGCTGGTCCCATGGTCAAGGTCGCAGTGATGGGCGCAGGATCGTGGGGCACGACGATCGCGAAAGTATTCGCAGATGCGGGAAACACCGTCACCCTGTGGGCGCGCCGCGAGGTGCAAGCGCAGCGAATTCAGATCACCCGGGAAAATCCCGAGTACCTGCCGTCTTTGATTCTCCCGCCGTCGATAAGCGCTACCGCCGACGCCGCCCGCGCGCTGGACACCGCAGACATCGTAGTGCTGGCGGTGCCGTCGCAGACCTTGCGCACAAATCTGGAGGCCTGGCGCGAGCTGATTCCGGGGGATGCGTCGCTGCTATCGCTGGCCAAAGGTGTCGAGCGGGATACGAATCTGCGGATGTCCGAGCTGATCGCGGAGGTGACCGGGGCGGATCCGAGTCGGGTGGCGGTGCTCTCGGGGCCGAACCTGGCTCGTGAAGTGGCGCTGGAGCAACCGGCGGCCACTGTGATTGCGTGCCCGGATGAAAACCGTGCGAAGCTGATTCAGGCGGCTGCGGCGGCGCCGTACTTCCGCCCGTACACGAACACGGATGTGGTGGGCTGCGAGATCGGCGGCGCCTGCAAGAATGTCATCGCGCTGGCGTGTGGCATGGCCGTGGGCAAAGGGCTGGGGGAGAACACCCTAGCCACCCTGATCACCCGTGGCTTGGCGGAGATTACCCGCCTGGGTGTGGCGCTCGGCGCTGATGCCCGGACGTTCTCGGGCCTTGCGGGGCTCGGCGACCTCGTGGCTACCTGTTCCTCACCGCTGTCCCGTAACCGCACATTTGGTGAGCGCTTGGGCCGCGGGCAGACCCTCGACCAGGCGCGCGCGGCGACGAACGGGCAGGTCGCGGAGGGTGTGATCGCTTCGGTGGCAGTGGCATCGCTGGCGAAGGCACACGGGGTAGACATGCCGATCACCGACGCCGTGCACGCCGTGTGCCACGAGGACATGGCCGTTGCAGACATGATTTCCGCGCTGATGGGACGATCCAAAAAGTCCGAGTAGTAACATCGTCTCCGTGACCAATCGCATCAAAGTAGCAGTCGTTTACGGAGGCCGCAGCTCCGAGCACTCCGTCTCCTGTGTATCCGCAGGAGCAATCATGAGCCACATCGACTCGGACAAGTACGAGGTCATCCCCGTGGGCATCACGCAGGACGGCCGGTGGACCGTCGGGGAGTCCGACCCGGCCCGCCTCCAGCGCGACGGCCGCGAGCTTCCTACCGTGACCTTCACTCGGTCCCTCAGCCTATCGATGGAGCCTGCCACCAAGGGCCAGCTCAGGTTCGAAGACGGCACGCTCTTTGCGACGGCCGATGTCGTTTTTCCTATCCTCCACGGGCGTTTCGGTGAGGACGGCACCATCCAGGGCATGTTCGAGCTCTCCGGCATCCCATTCGTTGGCCCGGGTGTGCTCTCGTCCGCTAACGGTATGGACAAGGAGTACACCAAGAAGCTGGCGGCGGCCGAGGGGCTGCCGATTGGTCGCGAAGTCATCCTGCGCGGGCGCACCTTCTTGTCGGAAGCGGAACAGGATCTGCTTGGCCTGCCGGTGTTCGTGAAGCCTGCCCGCGGCGGTTCCTCTATCGGCATTTCTCGAGTGACCTCGTGGGACGACCTGCCCGCCGCAGTCGAGCTGGCGTTGGAACACGATGCGAAGGTGATTGTGGAGGCCGAGATCATCGGCTCCGAGGTGGAATGCGGCGTGCTGCAGTACCCAGACGGCACCCTCGTGGCTTCTTATCCATCGATGCTGCAGGGAACTGACTCTTCAGATGAAGGCTTCTACGGCTTTGACACCAAGTATCTCGATGACATCGTCACCGCTAAGATTCCAGCCCCACTTCCACCAGCCACCCTGGAATTGGTGCAGTCTCTGGCGATTGAGACTTTCAAGGCGTTGAACTGCGATGGTTTGGCCCGCGTCGACTTCTTCGTTACCGACAAAGGCCCGGTTCTCAATGAGATCAACACCATGCCGGGCTTCACGCCGATCTCGATGTACCCGCAGATGTTCGCCGCCTCAGGAGTGGCGTACACCGACCTTCTGGACATCCTGATTCAGCGCGCACTGGTACGGCATAGCTAGGGGCGATTGTTAAGAAATTTCCCCCGTGAGAATGTCAAATATGTGCTGATTCTGACATTCTCACGGGGGAAATTTCATTGGATCGATCTACTTGACCTGAGTGTTCACCGAAATCGCCCGACTCAAAGTGGTGATTGCCGTGTTACCGGCATCGCTCGGCATAGACATCACCACGTTCACCTGACGGCCCAAGGCGTAGTAAGCGCCGGAGGTCGTGCCATTGGCCAGCTTCGTGTCCTCGAACCACGGGATATCATCTACCTGGTTGAGCTGCGCGCCAGCCTCGTAGCTGGCTGGATCCTCTACGCCGCAGCGCACCACGATAGGCTCGTGACCTTGCTTCACCCACGCCACACCGGCCGGGATATTGACTGAGGCGCGGGCGTAGCCATCGGCCACGGACTCCGGCATCGCCTGCATCAGAGCAGTGCACTGCGCGTCTTCGGCCTTCGGAGTTGCCAAGTTAATGAGCGGGATCGGATTCGGCTCCGTGGTGCGCTTGGTCAGTTTCTCCAGTGCGTCCCCAAGCCCCTTCACTGGATTCTCCTGGCCGTTCATAGACGCGGCATCGGCCGTGACGGCCACAGTGGGAAAGGAATTGATGGAGTACCACGTCTGCATGTCAGAGCCTGGGGTGGCGTCGATGACTTGGAGCCATTGGGTGCCCTCGGCGTCGATAAGCGTGGACAATTCCGTGTACTGCAGCGGCAGGGACACACCACACCGCAGCGTGACCTTTTCCACCGAGTTGGACGCCCAGGCGGCGGCGCCATCAGGGGCGGGTTCGGCGAGCTCGGCGCGGCGGTGCCCCAGCAACTTCTCCGGCAGCGCGTCGAGCAGCGAGGCGCATTCGGTAGAGGTTGCGTCGGGGGAGTCCAGGGCGGCCATTGCCACCGGCTGGTTCGCCGCCTTCGAATAGACTAGTTTTGCTCCGATGAGCACACCGAGGACCAAAGCGACAGCTAAGGCCAAGGCGACGAAAATGGGGGTTCGCTTAAATTGGGAATCTCCGAGCTCGCTCATAGTGTTTAAGCTTAGCCCGGTACTGGTATCAGAATTTTCAAAGGACGCCCACTATGACTTCCACTCAGCTGACCATCGGTGAGATCGGCGAGCGCGAGACCATTGCGCGGATTATGGCAGTCGCGCCGTCGTCCCGCAATGGCGATGACGCCGCGGTGCTTGGCCAACCGGCACCGAATTCCCGCACCGTCGTCACCACTGACCTGCTGGTGGAGGGGCGGCACTTCCGCCAGGACTGGTCCACCCCAGAGGAGATCGGCCAGCGCGCCATTTTGCAAAATTTCGCTGACATCGAGGCCATGGGCGCCCGCCCCGTTGCCGCGGTACTGGGGCTTTCCGCACCGGAATCCACGCCGGTGGACACGATCGAAGGCATTGCCCGAGGTGTGGAAACTCAAGTGGCGTTTTACAACGCGGAACTCGTCGGCGGCGATGTTACCGGCGGCGAGCTGCTCACCCTCTCTGTGACGGCCATCGGATCCCTCGGGGGCTCTGCGGCGCCGCTCACTCTGGATCGAGCTCGCCCCGGCCAACAGGTAGTAGCCTCTGGGTGCATCGGCTACTCCGCTGCCGGCCTGGCACTGCTGAGTCGATTCGGCCGGGACGGGGTACCCAAAGAATTGACGCCGCTCGTGGATGGGTTCGTAAACCCATCGCTGATGCCGGGTCGCGGCGTTATTGCTCGTGCCACCGGCGCCACCTGCATGACCGACAACTCGGACGGCCTCGTCGTGGACCTTGGCACCATCGCCGCCCGCTCGAACGTGACCATCGACGTCGAATCAGCAGCTATCGCGCCGGACGAACTCCAGCTGCGTGCCGCCGACCTGCTCGATGTGGACCCGTGGACCTGGATCCTGGGCGGCGGCGAAGACCACACCCTCCTGGCCACCACCGCGCACGCCGTCCCCAGTGGGTTCCGCCGCATCGGGCGGGTGATCAAGGCCAGCGCCCACGGCGTGCTTCTCGACGGCGCACAGCCGTCAACCACCTCCGGCTGGGTAAGCTTTTAAGCCATGCATCCATCCTGGGAACCAGTCTTCGCTGACATCAAAGACGAGTGCATTGCCATGCGTACGAAGGTGGGGGACAACTTCCTGCCGCCGGAGGCGTTCGTGTTTCGTGCCTTCCAGACCCCCTTTGATGAAGTCAAAGTACTGATCATGGGGCAAGACCCATATCCCACCCCAGGGCATGCCATGGGACTGTCCTTCTCGGTGGCACCCGATGTTCGCCCGCTCCCGCGCAGCCTCAATAACATTTTCGCCGAATATGCCACGGATCTGGGCCTGCCCATCCCACAGTCCGGAGACCTCAGCCCGTGGGCAGACCAGGGCGTCATGCTGCTCAACAGGGTGCTTACCGTCGCGCCGGGCCAGGCAGGGTCACACCGCGGCCTGGGATGGGAAGCGATCACCCAGCACGTGATCGAGGCGCTGGTGGCCCGAAACAAGCCCTTGGTCGCCGTGCTCTGGGGACGCGACGCGCAAAGCATCCAGCCATTCCTGGGAGCTACCCCCGTCATTGCATCCGCTCACCCTTCGCCGCTGTCAGCGCGCCGGGGATTCTTCGGCTCGCGCCCATTTTCGCGGGTGAATGAACATTTGATTGCAGCCGGGGCTGAGCCGGTGACATGGGAGTTGTAGACTATGCAACTATGTCTGAGTCAATGACTACTGGGACGCTGGGTGGGCAAGGCCTGATCAATTGGGCAAGCCGCGCGGTGTCCTTGTTGTCCCAGCATTGCGAAGAGATTAACGCCCTCAACGTGTTCCCGGTCCCCGATGCCGATACTGGCTCGAATATGACCCACACGATGGAGTCTGCTCTCGATGAAGCTCGCAAACTCAGTCCAGAGGATCAAGCTGACGCAGCACGGGTAACCGCGGCCTTGTCCGCTGGCGCCGTCCGCGGTGCTAGAGGAAACTCCGGGGTGGTGCTCAGCCAGGTCCTGCGTGGCATAGCTACGGCAGCGGCGAGTGGGGAGCTCGATGGGCTCGCCATCCGGGAATCCCTCAATCTCGCTCTCGACATGGTGCTGCGCGCCATCGTCGATCCTGTTGACGGCACCGTAGTCACCGTCCTGCGCGCTACCGTTGCTGCTGTCAATGCCGCTGAGGACACCTCACTGGTCGCCCAGGTAGCGACGGCGGTGGATGCCGCGCGGGTGGCCCTGCAGAAGACCCCGTCCCAACTCGAGGTATTGCGGGAAGCAGGTGTTGTCGACGCCGGTGGACAGGGCTTCGTCTTGCTGCTGGAAGCGCTGGCTGATGAAGTCAACGGCACGGAGTGGTCCGCAGCAGCACTGGGTACCAGCCACGCTGGCCACGGTGTTCCAGCCGAGCTTGAAGTGATGTTCTACATCTCCGAGGCTGACATTGATCAACTCACTGAGCAGCTGAGCCCGCTCGGAAATTCACTGCTCATCGCGCGGGACTCAGAGACCAGCGGCCAGGTCCACATCCACAGCCGAGTCGCCGGCCAGGTGATCGAGGAAGCAATCGCGCACGGCAAACTGGAGGATCTGCGCATCGAGGTCCTGCCTTCCGCAGAGCAACCGCCGACATTGCATCGCCTCATCCTGGCCATTGCCCCGGCAGGCCCCATCGCCAAGCTCTACCAAGAGGCCGGTGCCACCGTCATCTCACGCACTGGCGGGGACATAGTTTCCCAGATCGTCGATACGGTCCGGCGTGCTGCTGTGGACGAGGTGATCTTGCTGCCCAACGGCATGCTTGAGTACGGCGAATTGGTCAACGCCGAGCTGGCCAGCCACGCCATCGACTCAGCGATGAACATCCTGCCGACGGCGCGTCTGGTGTCCGGCATCGCTGCTCTTGCCGTCCACGATCCGGGCCAGCCACTGGCTGCTGATACTTATGCCATGGCCGAGGCAGCCGGATCCATGCGCACGGCCGTCCTTACCCGCGCCGATAAGTCCATGTTGACCCAGGCTGGTGCGTGCTCCAAGGGAGATATCCTCGTCACCTCTGGCGCGGAGCTCGTGTTAGTCTCCGAAAGTATTCAGGATGCCACCGAGCAGATTGTGCTGCGGCTCTTGCAAGGTGGCGGGGAGCTGGTGACGCTGTTGCTCACTGACGCTGCCGGCGCGGCGCTGGACGTCGATAAGCTCCGTGGCTCGCTGGGGTCGCGCTCTGGGGTGGACATCATGGTCTACCCGGCGGAGGGCATCGACAACCTGGTCGAAATCGGCGTGGAGTAGCAGTGCTGGGCTGGGAAGACGCGCGCCTGCTGAAGGACGTCCTGCCCGCCAAGGAGGCGGCCAAGATCACCAAGGCTTTCGGCTATGCCACTGTCTCCGAGCTGCTGATGCACTTCCCGCGCGCCTATTCGCACCATGGCAGCGCGGTGTCGATTGAAAACGCGGCCGAGGGCGACCAGGTGACCCTGATCGGCACGGTGATGAGCGGTGGCACCATTCGGACGAAGACGGGCAAGAAGCTCACCAAGGTGCGGATTTACTATGGCATGGGCGAAGTTGAAGCCACGTTCTTTAATTCGTGGCTAGCGGAAAAACAGCTGGTGACCGGCACCAACGTGATGGTTTCCGGCAAGGTTAAATACTTCCGGGGCGTAGCGGAACTGTCCCAGCCCGCCTTCATCGTGTTGCCACAGCCGGGGGAGAAGCCGAAGCGGGGCGTGGGTAAGCTCCGTGACCTGTCTGCCTTTGCTTCCGTAGAAGAGTTGGAAGAGCTCCTGTCCGAACTCGACTACATCCCTATCTACCCAGCTCGCAAGGGCTACACGGCGTGGGGAATGATGGGCGCCATCAAGTTCCTCTTGGATAACACCCCTGAAATTGCCGAGCCCTTGGACACCATTCCTGCGGGGCTCCCATCCTTTGACGCCGCGCTGCGCGCCATCCACTTTCCCGAAGAACCCGGCCCCGAGCAGGCTATCGAACGCATCAAATACAACGAAGCCCTCGGACTTGCCCTGGTCATGGCACTCCGGCACGCGGATACCGCCGCGCAGCAGGCCCCCGCGTGCCCGGCCGCCGACGATGGTGTGCGCGTGGACTTCCTCGGCCAGCTGCCGTTCCCGCTGACTGCCGGACAACAAGAAGTGGTGGGGGATATCTCGGCTGACCTGGCCGAATCGCACCCCATGCAACGCCTGCTCCAGGGCGAAGTCGGCTCCGGCAAGACTGTCGTCGCGTTGATTGCCATGCTCCAGGCCATCGATGCCGGCCGCCAGTGCGCCATGCTCGCACCCACCGAGGTCCTCGCAGTCCAGCATGCCCGGGGCCTTACTGAAATGCTGTCCGCAGCAGGCTTGCCGACGTCCGTTGTCGTCCTCACCGGTTCCATGA
It encodes the following:
- a CDS encoding NUDIX hydrolase — encoded protein: MSKNVAKHRHENDKDVDNDLAVTGRFQQIIAEPAKEFKRSTLAAGAVLWRGDVSSLDSIEIAVIHRPFYDDWSLAKGKVDPGESLPVTAHREIFEETGYDVRLGKLLGKVTYPVLDRTKVVYYWTGEVLGGEFTPNNEVDEIRWVSISEAMELLSYEVDRNVLAKAEKRFRLPATTRILYVRHAKAHDRRAWAGDDNLRPLDKKGRRQAEMLVPMLLPFHPTAVYSALPDRCQATAAPIADELGVETIVDPLFGDDAWLGEMVNAQRRFEEIIAAGGTSVVVAQGTIIPDMIASLSAAGRLPLDEIPCKKGSVWVLSFNNGELTGADYLASALPVK
- a CDS encoding NAD(P)H-dependent glycerol-3-phosphate dehydrogenase, producing the protein MVKVAVMGAGSWGTTIAKVFADAGNTVTLWARREVQAQRIQITRENPEYLPSLILPPSISATADAARALDTADIVVLAVPSQTLRTNLEAWRELIPGDASLLSLAKGVERDTNLRMSELIAEVTGADPSRVAVLSGPNLAREVALEQPAATVIACPDENRAKLIQAAAAAPYFRPYTNTDVVGCEIGGACKNVIALACGMAVGKGLGENTLATLITRGLAEITRLGVALGADARTFSGLAGLGDLVATCSSPLSRNRTFGERLGRGQTLDQARAATNGQVAEGVIASVAVASLAKAHGVDMPITDAVHAVCHEDMAVADMISALMGRSKKSE
- a CDS encoding D-alanine--D-alanine ligase family protein, producing MVSVTNRIKVAVVYGGRSSEHSVSCVSAGAIMSHIDSDKYEVIPVGITQDGRWTVGESDPARLQRDGRELPTVTFTRSLSLSMEPATKGQLRFEDGTLFATADVVFPILHGRFGEDGTIQGMFELSGIPFVGPGVLSSANGMDKEYTKKLAAAEGLPIGREVILRGRTFLSEAEQDLLGLPVFVKPARGGSSIGISRVTSWDDLPAAVELALEHDAKVIVEAEIIGSEVECGVLQYPDGTLVASYPSMLQGTDSSDEGFYGFDTKYLDDIVTAKIPAPLPPATLELVQSLAIETFKALNCDGLARVDFFVTDKGPVLNEINTMPGFTPISMYPQMFAASGVAYTDLLDILIQRALVRHS
- a CDS encoding DUF3515 domain-containing protein, translated to MSELGDSQFKRTPIFVALALAVALVLGVLIGAKLVYSKAANQPVAMAALDSPDATSTECASLLDALPEKLLGHRRAELAEPAPDGAAAWASNSVEKVTLRCGVSLPLQYTELSTLIDAEGTQWLQVIDATPGSDMQTWYSINSFPTVAVTADAASMNGQENPVKGLGDALEKLTKRTTEPNPIPLINLATPKAEDAQCTALMQAMPESVADGYARASVNIPAGVAWVKQGHEPIVVRCGVEDPASYEAGAQLNQVDDIPWFEDTKLANGTTSGAYYALGRQVNVVMSMPSDAGNTAITTLSRAISVNTQVK
- a CDS encoding thiamine-phosphate kinase, whose translation is MTSTQLTIGEIGERETIARIMAVAPSSRNGDDAAVLGQPAPNSRTVVTTDLLVEGRHFRQDWSTPEEIGQRAILQNFADIEAMGARPVAAVLGLSAPESTPVDTIEGIARGVETQVAFYNAELVGGDVTGGELLTLSVTAIGSLGGSAAPLTLDRARPGQQVVASGCIGYSAAGLALLSRFGRDGVPKELTPLVDGFVNPSLMPGRGVIARATGATCMTDNSDGLVVDLGTIAARSNVTIDVESAAIAPDELQLRAADLLDVDPWTWILGGGEDHTLLATTAHAVPSGFRRIGRVIKASAHGVLLDGAQPSTTSGWVSF
- a CDS encoding uracil-DNA glycosylase, whose translation is MHPSWEPVFADIKDECIAMRTKVGDNFLPPEAFVFRAFQTPFDEVKVLIMGQDPYPTPGHAMGLSFSVAPDVRPLPRSLNNIFAEYATDLGLPIPQSGDLSPWADQGVMLLNRVLTVAPGQAGSHRGLGWEAITQHVIEALVARNKPLVAVLWGRDAQSIQPFLGATPVIASAHPSPLSARRGFFGSRPFSRVNEHLIAAGAEPVTWEL
- a CDS encoding DAK2 domain-containing protein; its protein translation is MSESMTTGTLGGQGLINWASRAVSLLSQHCEEINALNVFPVPDADTGSNMTHTMESALDEARKLSPEDQADAARVTAALSAGAVRGARGNSGVVLSQVLRGIATAAASGELDGLAIRESLNLALDMVLRAIVDPVDGTVVTVLRATVAAVNAAEDTSLVAQVATAVDAARVALQKTPSQLEVLREAGVVDAGGQGFVLLLEALADEVNGTEWSAAALGTSHAGHGVPAELEVMFYISEADIDQLTEQLSPLGNSLLIARDSETSGQVHIHSRVAGQVIEEAIAHGKLEDLRIEVLPSAEQPPTLHRLILAIAPAGPIAKLYQEAGATVISRTGGDIVSQIVDTVRRAAVDEVILLPNGMLEYGELVNAELASHAIDSAMNILPTARLVSGIAALAVHDPGQPLAADTYAMAEAAGSMRTAVLTRADKSMLTQAGACSKGDILVTSGAELVLVSESIQDATEQIVLRLLQGGGELVTLLLTDAAGAALDVDKLRGSLGSRSGVDIMVYPAEGIDNLVEIGVE
- a CDS encoding ATP-dependent DNA helicase RecG; the encoded protein is MLGWEDARLLKDVLPAKEAAKITKAFGYATVSELLMHFPRAYSHHGSAVSIENAAEGDQVTLIGTVMSGGTIRTKTGKKLTKVRIYYGMGEVEATFFNSWLAEKQLVTGTNVMVSGKVKYFRGVAELSQPAFIVLPQPGEKPKRGVGKLRDLSAFASVEELEELLSELDYIPIYPARKGYTAWGMMGAIKFLLDNTPEIAEPLDTIPAGLPSFDAALRAIHFPEEPGPEQAIERIKYNEALGLALVMALRHADTAAQQAPACPAADDGVRVDFLGQLPFPLTAGQQEVVGDISADLAESHPMQRLLQGEVGSGKTVVALIAMLQAIDAGRQCAMLAPTEVLAVQHARGLTEMLSAAGLPTSVVVLTGSMSTARKRQALLDIISGQADIVIGTHALIQDSVEFFDLGLVVVDEQHRFGVEQRDQLRGKGREGITPHLLVMTATPIPRTIALTSFADLAVSTLRELPRGRQEIQTSVVPEFKPDWVARAWERIREEVAAGRQAFVVCPRIEGEGGVEETFALLSQQVFPELGVAKLHGRMSGEEKDTVMADFAAGGSDILVATTVIEVGINVPNATVMYIREAQNFGVSQLHQLRGRVGRGEHKSLCLLHTTMEPSTPSYERLVAVAATTDGFELAELDLRTRQEGDVLGTAQSGTRKQVKLLSLIYDTELIQQATVDAEALVARNRPLAERLVKGIEGQDYLEKS